From the Helicobacteraceae bacterium genome, the window GGTGGCGACGGCGGTAAAGCCGATCGGCAGATCCTCGATGCGTTTGTCGCCAAAAAACGGCGTTATCTTCTCAAAAACCTTTTCGCCTTTGATCGCGCCGCCGGTCGCCAATAGCGAAGGATCGACCAGCTTTAGCGCGCCTAACCAATCCAGAGAGATCGCCCAGCGCTTAAAGTCCTCTAAATTGCCCGCCGCGTAAATGCCGCCCACTAGCGCGCCTATAGAGCAGCCGCTAATGGATTTGATCTTGTAGCCGCGCTCGTTTAACGCCGTAATCGCGCCGATATGCGCGTATCCCCGCGCTCCGCCGCTGCCTAAAACTAGCGAAATCAATCGCCCCATAGAGTTCCTTCCAAATTATCATATAAAACGCCAAAATTATAACAACCCGAAGCAACTCCCTGTCGCGGGCTTTTTACGATCTTCAAAATCGTCTGCAAATACAGCGGACAGCAAAAAACTTAATAAAAACAGTATCTTTTTCATAAAAATCCTTTTTTAATTGGCGTTTATTTCCAATCATATTTTTTAGGCTTTATCTTAATACCCTTGTTCACTGAGTTATTGATACAAATCGCAGCCATCTTGTTCTTTTAAATCGCAGGTTTTTTTATAATACTCTTTTGCTTTTTTGAAATCCTGCTTTGTGCCTTTGCCTTCGGCATACAAATCGCCAAAATATATACAACTGAGGGCATGTCCCATGTCGCAGGCTTTTTTATAATACTCTTTTGCTTTTTTGAAATCCTGCTCTGCGTCGTAGCCGCCAACATACAAATCGCCAAGATATGTACAACTGTAGGCATGTCCCATGTCGCAGGCTTTTTTATAGAGTTCGGCTGCTTTGACATAATCCTGCTTTACGCCTTCGCCATGCTCGTATGAAATGCCAAGATCGGAACAACCCGAAGCGTCTCCCCCGTCGCGGGCTTTTTTATAGAGTTCGGTTGCTTTGACATAATCCTGTTTTACGCCTGCGCCAAAATAATATAAAACTCCAAGACTAAGACAACTTTTGGCGTCTCCGCTGTCGCAGGCTTGTTTAAAATCTTTAAAATCATCGGCAAACATAGCGGACAGTAAAAAGCTTAATAAGAGCAGTATTTTTTATGAAACTCCCTTTTAAATTGGCATGTTATACTGTATTTTATTTCTTTTTAAGATTTTCGTCTATGCGATAATGATATGAATAAAATTATAACGAGAGAGCTATGCGCTTGCCAATTTCAAGCGCCCATACCGCCGCGCAAACCGCCGATTTCGGCGCGCGACGGCTTATAAAAGCCAAAAACGATTAAAACCATAGATATTCGTCAAAACGGACGCGCAAGCGCGCGCGAACTATAATTTTCGCTATGAAAAGCAAACTTTTTTATTTTTTCGCCGTATCGCTTTGGCGATCCGGACTAGTGAAAGGCGTTTTGTTTATGCTCGCGCTATCGCTGGGGGCGGCGTTTATCCTATCCGACGCTAATATCGGCGTGGAGAACAAGTTGTTTTGGGATCTGCTTTTGATCTTTGAAGCGTTATGGCTACACGCTCTGACGCTGCTTTGGGCGTATGAGTTATGCAAAGACGAGGAGCTACTGTTCTTGGCGCGGCTTCCGCTCTCCGCTTCGTTAAAGCGATCGGCGTATGAAAGAAGCAAGTTTTTAGCGCTTTGCGCCGCGTTTTTGCCGATTGTCGTTTTAGTGGCGGCGCTCAACGCGATAGCGGCTTCGCCGCTCGTGGTGTGGCAAGGTCTGCTCTATTCGCTTTCGGCGTTGCTTAGCGGTTTTATGGTTTTGACGTTTAGTCGCTTTGTGGCTCCCGTTTCGGCAATTTTGTTTTCGACGGCGTTTCTGGCGCTGGGCAACGGGCTGGACGAGCTTTATCTATACGCTAAAATGCAAAACGATAGCGGCGCGGCGCTGAAAGCGTTAAGCGAAACGCTCTACGTGATCTTTCCGAACTTTTCGTTTTTCGATCATCAAGGCGAAGCGGTCTCGGACATATTGAACTCCGCCTTCGCGTTTTGGCTTTTGCCGCCGCTGTATTTTGTCTTTCTTAGCGGCGCATTGTTCGCTCTCGCCGTTTGGCGGTTTAATCGACAGGCGATCTGATGCGTTTTTTTATCCCGCTCGCCTTATGCGCGTTTCTGATCGCTTTTTATTCGCCGCGTCCCGTATTGGAAAAGTCGGAGGGGCGGCTGCTGATGATGCAACCGTATCTGCTTCGCGCCATGAGCGGCTACGCGCATACGGTTGTGGGCGATTTTGTTTGGTTAAAAAGCCGCTACGTTGACGAAATACGGCACGGCGACGCCGTAGATATTGGCGTAATGTCCTCCGTCTTTCGCGCGCACGTCATACTAGACCCTCATTATACGCAACCCGTTCGCTACGCCGCGACCTATCTTGCCTCGATCCCAAAAAAACCGCTGACGGGGGTGGAGCTTTTGGAGTTTAGCGAAAGTCTAAATCCCGATCGTTTCGATCTGCTGATGAACGAGGCGCTAATTCGCGTTAATTACGACGTTCCTTTTAGCTCCGAGCGGTTAGAAGAGCTTGCTAATCGCATAGAGGTTTTGCCAGAAAAGTCCAAACGCGTCGGAATGATAGCGATCGACGACGAGTTTGTGAGAGATTTGGTCGCTTACGTCCGTTCCAAAGAGAGCAGTCTGGAGATGATCGAAGCCGATCTGATCGATCTGCTTGAGCAGACCGAAACGCCCGAACGACGCGCGTTAATAGAGGCGGAGCTTGAAAAAATAAGAGCGCGAAAAGACGAGCGTTAGCCGAGTTTTGGTTGAACCTCTTAGCCGCGATCGTTCGCCTCTAAGCGATCGACCGACGCGATCGCTTTTTCGATCTCCCTTAACTCCGTTTGCAGTTTTTGCGCAAACGCCGCTTTTGTTAAATAGGCTTCCAGCAATCTCTTTACGCTTACGCTTTCGCCCAGTTCGCCAACGGCTTTTGATATTAGCTCCTCGCCTTGATCGTTTATGGTAATATCGTAGGTTTTGCTTTCGATTTTAATCGTTATAGTTCGCCGTTGCATAAATAAAGTTTAACGCCTCGCGCGAGTTTGCAAATTAGCGAGCCTCAAGCTCTTTGATCCGATCGAGGCAATAGGGTTCGATTGGATAGCGCCTGTTTATTTCTTTGCAGAACTCCAGCGTTTTTTCATATGATTTTAATTGGTAGTGGTTTTCGGCTTGATTCATATACGCGTCATAAATCAAATCGGATTTTGTCGCCGCGTATCTTGCTATCGCCGCGTCAAAATATGTAATCGATCGGTTATAGTCGCTTTGCGACTGATATACGCTTCCGATTCCATAATACGGTTCGGGATCGTCCGGCGCTAACCTTGAAACCTCTTCGTATGCTTGAATCGATTCGTTTAGGCGACCGCTTAGTTGATACAGCAACGCTAAATTAAGGCGCGGAACAACGTTTTCTGGATTGATCTTTATAGATTGCTTATAAACCTCTTCGGCTTTATCATACATATTTAGTTTGCGATACGCGACTCCTAAATGATCGATCGCATCGACAAACGTCGGCTCTAACTCGATCGCTCTTAACAGATATTTAGAGGCTTCTAAAGCTCTATCTTCTTGCAACATCGCCGTGCCGATACGATAAGCCTTCACGGCGTCTTCGTCGTCCGGTTTTACAATCGGGTCTTTTAGTATAAACTTTGGTTCTATAGGCTCTTCGGCGCAAAGGCGAACGACAAAAACCAATAGCAAAAAACCGCTTATTGCTCTCACTCTTTACCATTTACTTTTAAGGTCTTTTTCCACTCTTTTTCAAATTTCTTGCGTTTCAAAAGAGGAAGGCGATCGACAAATAATTTGCCGTCGAGATGATCCATTTCATGTTGTAAAGCGATCGCCAGCAACCCTTCGGCTTCTATCATAAACGCTTTGCCGCCGCGATCTTGATATTTGAGTTGTATTTTCGTGAAGCGGCTTATCTCTTCGGTAAATTCCGGAATGCTAAGGCAGCCCTCGCGCCACAAAATCTCCTCTTCGGCTTTTACGATTTCGGGGTTGATAAACTCCAAGCGATTCTCTTCAAGCTGTTCGCCCTCCTCGTTTGGAACGTTGACGACAAAAGCGCGAAGCGCCTCGCCGACCTGTATCGCCGCCAAACCCACGCCGTTATGCTCGATCATCGCCGCGTGCATATCGTCTAGCAACTTGCCTAACTTCTCGTCAAACCTAGAGACGGCGAGCGATTTTTGTCTAAGTTTTTTATTGGGATATAAAACAAGCTCCCTAGCCATCGGTTTTATCGCTCTCCTCAAACGGAGCCACCTCAAACACTTTGCCCTCCGCGTCCGCTTTGTTCATAGCGTCAAGCGCGCGCACCATCACCGTTTCGGCTTCCTGCGAGACGCTCAAAGCGGCGACGCCTATGCATATTTCAAGTTTAATCTCCTGATCGGCGATAAAAAAATGCGAGCCGCTCGTCATCTCCGCGACGCGAAGCGCGGCGCGCGAGGCGTTCTGTTCGTCGGTATGTTTAAGCAGTATGCCAAAGCACCCGTCGCCAAAGTGCGCCACAACGTCGCTGCGCCTAGAGGTTTTCATAAAGAGCTTGGAGATCGTGCGGTTGATCAATCCAAGCTGTTTTTCGCTCGAAACTCGCTCTTTGATTTTACCGCTTAGCTTAGCCAGCATTAGAGTGCTTTGATGTTCAAACTTTCCAATTTGCGCGATCTCGGCGCGAATCTGCTCCGTAAGATAACGTTTGTTGAAAATGCCGTATTGCGAGTCATATATGGTCTCTCCTTTGACGTCCTGAATAATTTTCGCGCTTTTTGCGTAGAGATTTTTTATCACGATCGCCTGCGAATTTAGCGCTAAGGTTAGTTTTTCCAGATCGTTATTCAGCGCGAGCGCGAGATTTTGCACCGCGCTTGGATTGTTGATCGCCCTTGCCTCTTGCGTCCTACGCCTACTGATCTGCGCCATATTGCTTACGTTCTTAAACAGCGTCGCCACGTTCTGCAAAATCTCCTTGAAGATTCCAAAACCCTCTTGCAGTTGCCGCTCCATACGCATGCGTTTTTCGTCTTCGCTGGAGCTTTCGCCCTCGATCATATCGCTCATCGCTTTACGAAATTCGTAGGGCTTTTCGTCGAGCGCTTTTTCAAAATAGAGTTGATAGTAGTTTGGCAACGGCGGCAAGTTGTCTTTGGCGAGATCTTCCAAAACTCCGCGCGCGAAATTTTCTAGCTCGCCCGCGCCGTTCGCGTTAGCGAGGACGCTGGGCGCGGAAACGGCGGCGTCGTTCGCGCCGACATTGACCCCTTTCCTTAATAACACGCTGCCTTCTCCTTGTAAAAAACCGCTACTTTAGACTCTTTTCTACAACCGCGTCTATTATGCCATAATTTAACGCCTCTTTCGCGCTCATAAAAAAATCGCGATCGGTGTCGTTTTGAATCGTTTTAAGCGGCTTTCCCGTGTTTTGCGCCAATATCTCGTTGATTATCGCCTTGACGCGAACGATCTCTTTTGCCTGTATCTCTATATCGGTCGCCTGTCCCTGCGCGCCCCCAAGCGGCTGGTGAAGCATAATGCGCGAGTTAGGTAGCGCGTGGCGCTTGCCCTTCGCGCCGCACGAGAGCAAAAACGCGCCCATCGACGCGGCTTGCCCGATGCAGATCGTCGCCACGTCGGGCTTGATATACTGCATCGTGTCGTAGATCGCCATTCCGCTGGTAATCACGCCGCCGGGCGAATTGATGTATAGGTAGATGTCCTTTTGCGGCTCTTCCGCTTCCAAAAACAGAAGCTGGGCTACGATGGAGCTTGCCACCGCGTCGTCGATCTCGCCGCCGAGCATTACTATCCGATCTTTAAGCAGACGCGAATAGATATCGTAGCTTCTCTCGCCGCGTCCGGTTCGCTCGATCACATAGGGAATATAGTAACTCATCTTCAGCCTTTATTGGATTTAACCGCGTCATTAAGTCGTTATGTTTTGCTCGGCTTGCTTCTCTTTTTTCGCGCCGCTTGGCTTCTTGCCCGTCTTTTTGGGCGGCGCGTCGCCGATCGCTTCGCTTTGCGCGGCTCTATCTAGCAGCGTCGTTAGCGCGCGATCTTCCGTAAGCGACATTCGCACTACCGCCGTTAGGTTGTTTTTGCGATAGTAATCTAGCGTTTCCTTAGGATTTTGCCCCGATTGCATAGCTTGATAATAGATTGCCTGCGTAACCTCGCGATCGCTAATCGAGATATTCTCCGCTTTGGCGATCGCGTCGATAAGCAGCGTCGTTTTTACGCGCTCTTTCGCTTCGTCGCGAAACTCCTCTCGCAAATTTTTAAGCGCCGTTTCGTCCGTTTGCAGCCTTTTTAGCTCCTGTTCGTCAAGCGTTCTCGCTTTTTGCGTCGCAAGATGATCGATCTCCTGCTCTAAGATGATCTCCGGCAGATCGAAATCGTATTTTTTAAGCAACGCCTCGATCAGCTTAGGGCGCAACTCCTCGTTGTAGAGTTTGCTTTTTTGCTCGTCGTAAAGGGTCTTTCTGGCGGCGTTTTCCAATTTTTCAAGATTCGCGTCGTCAACCCCGGGGAGCAGTTTTTTGGCTATTTCGTCGTTAAGCTCGACGTTCTTTTTAACCTTGATCGCTTTAAGCGTTATATCAAACGTAGCCTCTTTGCCGGCGATCTCTTTAGCGTGATAATCCTCCGGAAAAGTAACGGTGATTTTTCGTTCCTCGCCCGCTTTCAAGCCGATCATACGCTCTTCAAAACCCGGGATAAAGCCGTTTGAGCCGATCTTGATCTCGTAATCTTTCGCCGAAGCGTTGGCGATAGGTTTGCCGTCGATAAAGCCGTCAAAATCAAATTGAGCGTAGTCGCCTTTTTTCAGCCCGCGTTTTTCTTGGATCGCTTCGGGAGCTACGACGGCGTCGGCGGCTTTTTCCAGCGTTTCGCGCAAGCTATCGGGCGAAATCTCGATCGGCTTAAACGAAGGCGTTAGCGCGTTATAATCTCCAAGCTCTATAACGGGACGCAAAGATAGTTTAAGCTCCAATTCCAAAGCGCCGTCTTTTTCGCGGCTATTCGTTACGATCGGCATGCCGATTAGCTCCGGTTTGTCGAGGCGCTTTAGCCCCTCCTCAAACGCTTGATTGGCAAGCCTGCTTTTAACGTCGGCATTTAGCTGGTCTTTAAAACGGCTTTTAATGATCGACGCGGGGATTTTGCCCTGCCTAAATCCCGCTATTTTGGTCTCTTTGGCGATCTTCGCCGCAACTAGGTTTTCGGCTTTAAGAATCGCCTCCTTGTCAAATTCGACCGTAATAAGAGCGTTTGCGCCGTCTATCTTTTTGGCGAAAACTTGCATATAAATCCCTTGTGAAGAGTGATAAGTCGCGGATTTTAGCCAATTTTATATTTTGATTGCGCGTCGCTTGCCGACAAGAGCGTTTGACGCGCCGCGCCGGACTGATCGCTCGCCGTTACGAAATCGCCCCGTTTGTATTCGCTCGCTCCATAAACGCAAAACGCCGTTTTCGTTTTATCCTTATCGTATGCGTTAAAGCGTTTTCAGCGACTCGATCAGATCGCTAGGGGTCATAGCAAAGTTTGCCCCCTTGAAGCGTTTAGCCGCCAGCGCGTGCGCTAACGAGGCGCAGATCGCCGAATCCAGCGGACTGTAGCCTTGCGCTAATAGCGCGCCGATCATGCCCGTAAGCGCGTCGCCGCTGCCGCCTTTGGCTAACGCGGAGCTTCCAAGCGGATTGATAAAACGCCGAGCGCCGCTTGTTATGATCGTGTTGGCGCCTTTGAGAACCAAGATCGCATTTGGAAAAGCCTTGCCAAACGCTAAACTTAGCGCCATTCGTTTTTCCTGTATATCCGCCGTCTTATAAACCCCCAGACCGCACCGATCCAGCAAAGAGGCAAACTCTTTTGGGTGAGGGGTTAGCACGACGGGTCTGTTTTGCTCCAACAGATCGCGAATAAAGGGGCGCGAAAGCGCGTCCGCGTCGATCGCGGCGGGCAGATCGCCGATAATATCCAGCAGCTCCTCGTCCAGATACGCCTCGCCAAGCCCCATTCCAAACGCGATCGCGTTAGTCGTTTCGGCGGGTTTTTGGGCTTGCATAAGATCAAACGGGATATAGATATGCCGCTCTTTGCTAATTATCGTCGTCAATCCCGCGCCGAAACGAAGCGCCGCCGTAGCGCATAGCGCCGCGGCTCCCGCTTTGTCTCCCATCACGACGGCTAGATGACCGTAAGTTCCTTTGTGGCTGTCTTGCGTATGACGAAAAGGCAAATTCAGATCGCTCTCTTCTAGCAAGAAAGCGTCCGCGCTAAGCGCGTAAGCGTCTCGCGGAATACCCAGATCGGCTACGACGATTTCGCCGACGCGATCTTTAACCTTGTCGCTAAACAAGGCGAGTTTAGGCGCGCCCATCGTTACGGTCAAATCCATCTTGGCGCATACATCAAAAGAGCCGTCGCCGCTAACGCCGCTTGGAATGTCGCAGGCGATCTTAAAGGCGCGCGTATCGTCTAGCGCCTTTACGATTTCGGCGGCGCTTTCGCCTAGCTCGCGGTTTAGCCCGCCGCCAAAGAGCGCGTCTATCAGAATATCCGACGGCTCGATCGCCTCGACCTGCGCGATCCCAAGCGCTTTAACGCGCCTCAACTGCTTTTCGCCGAGTTCGCATTTTGTTCCAAAGGGCAGATAAACCTTAGGGGCGAAGCCCTCGCGCGCGCTAAGCAGCCTAGCCAACGCCAACCCGTCCGCGCCGTTGTTGCCCGCGCCGCATACTATAAGGACTTCGCCGCGATCAAAGCGCTTAAATATCTCGCGCGCCATAGCCAAAGCGGCGTGTTCCATCAACAGCTCTTCGCTCATAGCAAAACGCTCTACGGCGCGTTTGTCTAAGCTCTCGACCGATTCGTAAAGGGCGATCACGGGCTAACTCCTTACGATAGATTCTTGCTTGCCTCGATAACCGCTGAAAAGATCGCGCGGTTCTTCTGATACGCGCTTGTTAAAGCGTTATACATAACGCCGTTTTTGCTTAACTCGCTCGTCTCTACGTCTATATCGACCGTGTTGCCGTCGTTGCGCGCCATGTGTCCGTCGCGGTAGAACAAGACGGGCTTTTCGGGCAAAGCGGACTTGGGCTGGAGATGCTTTGGGTCTGTTTGCGCTAGTTGCAGCTTTTTCTGCAGATTGCGGTTAAATTCGCTACTAGCCTGATCGGCGAGCATGTCTTCAAAATGAATGTCCTTTGATCGATAAAAAGGCGTATCGATATTGGCGATATTGGAGCTGATCAAATCTTGGCGCGTCGCTCTGGCGTTTAGCGCCGCTTCAATATATTTGTTGGAGCGATTAATCTCTATCACCTTGCGATCCTTGTCGGCAAATTACTTGCGATTATACAGCAAAAATTATTCCTAACTAGT encodes:
- a CDS encoding sel1 repeat family protein, which codes for MFADDFKDFKQACDSGDAKSCLSLGVLYYFGAGVKQDYVKATELYKKARDGGDASGCSDLGISYEHGEGVKQDYVKAAELYKKACDMGHAYSCTYLGDLYVGGYDAEQDFKKAKEYYKKACDMGHALSCIYFGDLYAEGKGTKQDFKKAKEYYKKTCDLKEQDGCDLYQ
- a CDS encoding tetratricopeptide repeat protein — encoded protein: MRAISGFLLLVFVVRLCAEEPIEPKFILKDPIVKPDDEDAVKAYRIGTAMLQEDRALEASKYLLRAIELEPTFVDAIDHLGVAYRKLNMYDKAEEVYKQSIKINPENVVPRLNLALLYQLSGRLNESIQAYEEVSRLAPDDPEPYYGIGSVYQSQSDYNRSITYFDAAIARYAATKSDLIYDAYMNQAENHYQLKSYEKTLEFCKEINRRYPIEPYCLDRIKELEAR
- the def gene encoding peptide deformylase translates to MARELVLYPNKKLRQKSLAVSRFDEKLGKLLDDMHAAMIEHNGVGLAAIQVGEALRAFVVNVPNEEGEQLEENRLEFINPEIVKAEEEILWREGCLSIPEFTEEISRFTKIQLKYQDRGGKAFMIEAEGLLAIALQHEMDHLDGKLFVDRLPLLKRKKFEKEWKKTLKVNGKE
- a CDS encoding diguanylate cyclase, which translates into the protein MLLRKGVNVGANDAAVSAPSVLANANGAGELENFARGVLEDLAKDNLPPLPNYYQLYFEKALDEKPYEFRKAMSDMIEGESSSEDEKRMRMERQLQEGFGIFKEILQNVATLFKNVSNMAQISRRRTQEARAINNPSAVQNLALALNNDLEKLTLALNSQAIVIKNLYAKSAKIIQDVKGETIYDSQYGIFNKRYLTEQIRAEIAQIGKFEHQSTLMLAKLSGKIKERVSSEKQLGLINRTISKLFMKTSRRSDVVAHFGDGCFGILLKHTDEQNASRAALRVAEMTSGSHFFIADQEIKLEICIGVAALSVSQEAETVMVRALDAMNKADAEGKVFEVAPFEESDKTDG
- the clpP gene encoding ATP-dependent Clp endopeptidase proteolytic subunit ClpP — protein: MSYYIPYVIERTGRGERSYDIYSRLLKDRIVMLGGEIDDAVASSIVAQLLFLEAEEPQKDIYLYINSPGGVITSGMAIYDTMQYIKPDVATICIGQAASMGAFLLSCGAKGKRHALPNSRIMLHQPLGGAQGQATDIEIQAKEIVRVKAIINEILAQNTGKPLKTIQNDTDRDFFMSAKEALNYGIIDAVVEKSLK
- the tig gene encoding trigger factor; its protein translation is MQVFAKKIDGANALITVEFDKEAILKAENLVAAKIAKETKIAGFRQGKIPASIIKSRFKDQLNADVKSRLANQAFEEGLKRLDKPELIGMPIVTNSREKDGALELELKLSLRPVIELGDYNALTPSFKPIEISPDSLRETLEKAADAVVAPEAIQEKRGLKKGDYAQFDFDGFIDGKPIANASAKDYEIKIGSNGFIPGFEERMIGLKAGEERKITVTFPEDYHAKEIAGKEATFDITLKAIKVKKNVELNDEIAKKLLPGVDDANLEKLENAARKTLYDEQKSKLYNEELRPKLIEALLKKYDFDLPEIILEQEIDHLATQKARTLDEQELKRLQTDETALKNLREEFRDEAKERVKTTLLIDAIAKAENISISDREVTQAIYYQAMQSGQNPKETLDYYRKNNLTAVVRMSLTEDRALTTLLDRAAQSEAIGDAPPKKTGKKPSGAKKEKQAEQNITT
- a CDS encoding NAD(P)H-hydrate dehydratase, which produces MIALYESVESLDKRAVERFAMSEELLMEHAALAMAREIFKRFDRGEVLIVCGAGNNGADGLALARLLSAREGFAPKVYLPFGTKCELGEKQLRRVKALGIAQVEAIEPSDILIDALFGGGLNRELGESAAEIVKALDDTRAFKIACDIPSGVSGDGSFDVCAKMDLTVTMGAPKLALFSDKVKDRVGEIVVADLGIPRDAYALSADAFLLEESDLNLPFRHTQDSHKGTYGHLAVVMGDKAGAAALCATAALRFGAGLTTIISKERHIYIPFDLMQAQKPAETTNAIAFGMGLGEAYLDEELLDIIGDLPAAIDADALSRPFIRDLLEQNRPVVLTPHPKEFASLLDRCGLGVYKTADIQEKRMALSLAFGKAFPNAILVLKGANTIITSGARRFINPLGSSALAKGGSGDALTGMIGALLAQGYSPLDSAICASLAHALAAKRFKGANFAMTPSDLIESLKTL
- the flgB gene encoding flagellar basal body rod protein FlgB, translated to MIEINRSNKYIEAALNARATRQDLISSNIANIDTPFYRSKDIHFEDMLADQASSEFNRNLQKKLQLAQTDPKHLQPKSALPEKPVLFYRDGHMARNDGNTVDIDVETSELSKNGVMYNALTSAYQKNRAIFSAVIEASKNLS